The Faecalibacter sp. LW9 genome has a segment encoding these proteins:
- the nhaA gene encoding Na+/H+ antiporter NhaA, with amino-acid sequence MVSKLFQKFFHSQTSGGITLIFCTIFSLIIANSMFAKSYQSLWNIDMFGHSFAHWINDGLMAIFFFLIGLELKREIFVGELSNVKKAILPIFAALGGMLVPAGIFATINMGTDTINGFGIPMATDIAFAVAIITMLGKRVPLSLKIFLTALAVIDDLGAIVVIALFYPNPELPLDFTQFGIAVAVLAVLGVMNKLKVKSIVPYIIGGIIVWWFMLHSGIHATIAGVLVAFTIPFDKDDSKSLSYKVQEALHIPVAFIILPLFALANTAITIEGGGFSHFSLPLASGIFLGLVIGKPLGITLMTWIAVKMGLCELPTAVNFKRVFGVGMLGGIGFTMSIFVSMLAFKDPAYINEAKLMILVASVTAALLGFFYLKTTLTQRQDYSD; translated from the coding sequence ATGGTTTCTAAACTGTTTCAAAAGTTCTTCCACAGTCAAACGTCAGGTGGAATTACATTAATTTTCTGTACAATTTTTTCATTAATTATTGCCAATTCGATGTTTGCGAAATCTTATCAAAGTCTTTGGAATATTGATATGTTCGGTCATTCTTTTGCACATTGGATCAACGATGGTTTAATGGCAATCTTTTTCTTTTTAATCGGATTAGAATTAAAACGTGAGATTTTCGTTGGTGAATTATCGAACGTTAAAAAAGCAATTTTGCCCATTTTTGCTGCATTAGGTGGAATGTTGGTTCCAGCAGGAATTTTTGCAACCATTAATATGGGAACAGATACCATTAATGGTTTTGGTATTCCTATGGCTACTGATATTGCGTTTGCCGTAGCAATTATTACGATGCTTGGAAAACGTGTCCCTCTTTCTTTAAAAATATTTTTAACGGCATTAGCCGTAATCGATGATTTAGGTGCAATAGTGGTTATTGCTTTATTCTATCCTAATCCAGAACTCCCATTGGATTTTACACAATTTGGGATAGCAGTAGCTGTCTTGGCGGTACTTGGAGTGATGAATAAATTGAAGGTGAAATCAATCGTTCCTTATATTATTGGAGGAATTATTGTATGGTGGTTTATGTTGCACTCAGGAATTCATGCCACAATAGCAGGAGTATTAGTTGCATTTACCATTCCTTTTGATAAAGATGATTCTAAATCTCTTTCTTATAAAGTTCAAGAAGCATTACATATTCCAGTTGCATTTATCATTTTACCTTTATTCGCTTTAGCGAATACAGCCATTACAATAGAAGGTGGTGGTTTTTCACATTTTAGTTTACCATTAGCGTCAGGGATATTCTTAGGGTTAGTAATTGGAAAACCTTTGGGAATTACTTTAATGACATGGATAGCTGTGAAAATGGGATTATGTGAACTTCCTACAGCAGTAAATTTTAAACGTGTTTTTGGAGTTGGTATGTTAGGTGGGATTGGATTTACCATGTCGATATTTGTGTCGATGTTAGCATTTAAAGATCCGGCGTATATCAACGAAGCCAAATTGATGATTTTGGTTGCATCTGTTACCGCAGCGTTGTTAGGGTTCTTTTATCTGAAGACGACATTAACCCAACGTCAAGATTATTCGGATTAA
- a CDS encoding anhydro-N-acetylmuramic acid kinase codes for MKNPIYCIGLMSGTSLDGLDICYVRFDSDTSFEILQTEGINYSSAMKNQLKEAYQLSAMQLCELDVQFGYYLGEQVKLFVDKFHIEHLDFVASHGQTIFHQPDKKFTLQIGNGAAISSKCQQRVICDFRTQDVILGGQGAPLVPIGDELLFNEYDACLNLGGFSNISMNRNGKRIAFDICPINIILNHYANQLGLDYDKDGQIASTGKINQSLVEELNQLAFYHQSYPKSLGFEWVEKEFLTIVEKYDLCIEDKLFSCVEHMVHQLNNTFKEYDINRVLITGGGVRNQFLINLLKAKSNTELIIPNDNLIDFKEALIFAYLGYRRYLGKVNCLASVTGAIKDHSSGIVYEPIELLRILQ; via the coding sequence ATGAAAAATCCCATTTACTGCATTGGTTTAATGTCCGGAACTTCTTTGGACGGATTAGATATTTGTTATGTTCGATTTGATTCGGATACTTCGTTCGAAATTCTACAAACGGAAGGAATCAATTATTCTTCAGCAATGAAAAATCAATTGAAGGAAGCTTATCAACTATCAGCAATGCAATTGTGCGAATTGGATGTACAGTTTGGGTATTATTTAGGGGAACAAGTCAAATTGTTTGTGGATAAATTCCACATCGAACATTTAGATTTTGTAGCCTCGCACGGACAAACAATTTTTCATCAACCGGATAAAAAATTTACGTTACAAATTGGAAATGGAGCGGCCATTTCTTCCAAATGTCAGCAACGTGTGATTTGTGATTTCCGTACACAAGATGTAATTTTAGGTGGACAAGGAGCACCTTTGGTTCCGATTGGCGATGAATTATTATTTAATGAATACGATGCTTGTTTGAATTTGGGAGGATTTTCGAATATTTCGATGAATCGTAATGGAAAACGAATCGCTTTTGATATATGTCCGATTAATATAATATTAAATCATTATGCGAATCAATTGGGATTAGATTATGATAAAGATGGTCAAATCGCTTCCACAGGTAAAATCAATCAAAGTCTTGTGGAAGAATTGAATCAATTAGCGTTCTATCACCAATCTTATCCAAAATCTTTAGGTTTTGAATGGGTAGAAAAAGAGTTTTTAACAATTGTTGAAAAGTATGATTTATGCATTGAAGATAAGCTATTTAGCTGTGTTGAACATATGGTTCATCAATTAAATAATACCTTTAAGGAATACGATATCAACAGGGTGTTGATAACTGGAGGTGGAGTTCGAAATCAATTCTTAATCAATTTATTAAAAGCGAAATCAAATACTGAATTAATCATTCCAAATGATAATTTAATCGATTTTAAAGAAGCATTGATTTTTGCTTATTTAGGCTATCGCAGATATTTAGGAAAAGTAAATTGTTTGGCATCGGTTACTGGAGCAATAAAAGATCATTCGTCAGGAATAGTTTATGAACCTATAGAATTATTAAGAATATTGCAATGA
- the glyA gene encoding serine hydroxymethyltransferase: MAQDIIFDLIEDEKERQLNGIELIASENFVSENVMRAMGSVLTNKYAEGYPGKRYYGGCEVVDQIETIAIERIKALFNAEYANVQPHSGSQANAAVYLACLKPGDKILGFDLSHGGHLTHGSPVNFSGMTYQTSFYGVDKETGRIDYEAMAETARKEKPQLIICGASAYSRDIDYAKFREVADEVGALLLADVSHPAGLIARGILNDPMPHCHIVTTTTHKTLRGPRGGVIMMGKDFENPWGYKTPKGEIKMMSQLLNAAVFPGTQGGPLEHVIGAKAVAFEEALSDGYMEYILQVVKNAKALADALVAKGYDIVSGGTDNHCMLIDLRNKGISGKQAENALVEAEITCNKNMVPFDDKSPFVTSGIRLGTAAVTTRGLVEADMQTVADFIDEVLMNIDNEEVIDAVADKVNEFMADRPLFQMN; the protein is encoded by the coding sequence ATGGCACAAGACATTATTTTCGATTTAATCGAAGACGAAAAAGAAAGACAATTAAACGGAATTGAATTAATCGCATCAGAAAACTTTGTATCTGAAAATGTGATGCGTGCAATGGGTTCTGTTTTAACAAATAAATATGCTGAGGGTTACCCAGGAAAAAGATATTATGGAGGTTGTGAAGTGGTTGATCAGATCGAAACAATTGCCATTGAAAGAATCAAAGCTTTATTTAATGCAGAATATGCAAACGTACAACCACACTCTGGTTCTCAAGCCAATGCTGCTGTTTATTTAGCATGTTTAAAACCAGGGGATAAAATCTTAGGATTTGATTTATCACACGGTGGTCACTTAACACACGGTTCTCCTGTAAACTTTTCTGGTATGACTTATCAAACATCTTTTTACGGTGTAGATAAAGAAACTGGTCGTATCGATTACGAAGCAATGGCTGAAACAGCTCGCAAAGAAAAGCCTCAATTAATTATTTGTGGTGCTTCTGCTTATTCTCGTGATATTGATTATGCCAAATTCCGTGAAGTAGCAGACGAAGTTGGTGCATTATTATTAGCCGACGTTTCTCACCCTGCTGGTTTAATCGCTCGTGGAATCTTAAATGACCCAATGCCTCACTGTCACATCGTAACAACAACAACACACAAAACGTTACGTGGACCTCGTGGTGGAGTTATTATGATGGGGAAAGATTTTGAAAATCCTTGGGGTTACAAAACACCAAAAGGTGAAATCAAAATGATGTCTCAATTATTAAATGCTGCTGTTTTCCCAGGAACACAAGGTGGACCATTAGAGCACGTAATCGGAGCAAAAGCAGTTGCTTTCGAAGAAGCTTTATCTGATGGATATATGGAGTACATCTTACAAGTGGTTAAAAATGCAAAAGCTTTAGCTGATGCATTAGTAGCGAAAGGATATGATATCGTTTCTGGAGGTACTGACAACCACTGTATGTTAATCGACTTACGTAACAAAGGAATTTCTGGTAAACAAGCAGAGAATGCTTTAGTAGAAGCTGAAATTACGTGTAACAAGAATATGGTTCCTTTTGATGATAAATCTCCATTCGTGACTTCTGGTATCCGTTTAGGAACTGCTGCGGTAACAACTCGTGGTTTAGTAGAAGCAGATATGCAAACGGTTGCTGATTTCATCGACGAAGTATTAATGAACATCGATAATGAAGAAGTAATTGATGCGGTTGCGGATAAAGTAAACGAATTTATGGCGGATCGTCCATTATTTCAAATGAATTAA
- the atpG gene encoding ATP synthase F1 subunit gamma: protein MANLKEIRGRITSVGSTMQITSAMKMVSAAKLNRAQESIVQLRPYANKLRELLQNVSSTLDAGVGGALTEQREVNNVLLVAINSNRGLCGGYNSSIIKKVNALLEGELAGKNVELITIGKKAYEAYKKTGMIASNESALWDNLNFADVAKIADELVAQFKEGKYDQIRIVYNQFQNAAVQIVQDEQFLPVVLEQGAEENAAELDYIFTPSKEEILNDLIPQTLKTQLYKAVLDANASEHGARMTAMHKATDNASELQRALKIQYNKARQAAITNEILEIVGGAEALNA from the coding sequence ATGGCAAATTTAAAAGAAATCCGTGGTAGAATTACTTCTGTAGGTTCAACAATGCAGATTACAAGTGCTATGAAAATGGTATCGGCTGCTAAATTGAATCGTGCACAAGAATCTATTGTTCAACTACGTCCATATGCAAATAAATTACGTGAACTTTTACAAAATGTAAGTTCTACTTTAGATGCTGGTGTAGGAGGAGCTTTAACAGAACAACGTGAAGTGAATAACGTACTTTTAGTAGCGATTAACTCTAACCGTGGTTTATGTGGAGGATATAATTCTAGTATTATTAAAAAAGTTAACGCTTTATTAGAAGGTGAATTAGCAGGTAAAAATGTTGAGTTAATTACGATTGGTAAGAAAGCTTACGAAGCGTATAAAAAAACAGGCATGATTGCTTCTAATGAATCGGCTTTATGGGATAACTTAAACTTTGCAGATGTTGCAAAAATCGCTGACGAATTAGTAGCTCAATTTAAGGAAGGGAAATATGATCAAATTCGTATCGTATACAACCAATTCCAAAATGCGGCAGTACAAATCGTTCAAGACGAGCAATTCTTACCTGTAGTTTTAGAACAAGGGGCAGAAGAAAATGCAGCTGAATTAGATTACATTTTTACTCCATCGAAAGAAGAGATTTTAAATGATTTAATTCCTCAAACGTTAAAAACGCAATTATACAAAGCTGTTTTAGATGCTAACGCTTCTGAGCACGGTGCACGTATGACGGCAATGCATAAAGCAACTGATAATGCAAGCGAGTTACAAAGAGCGTTGAAAATTCAATACAACAAAGCTCGTCAAGCTGCTATTACAAACGAGATCTTAGAGATCGTTGGTGGTGCGGAAGCATTAAATGCATAA
- the atpA gene encoding F0F1 ATP synthase subunit alpha, which produces MPEINPAEVSAILKQQLSSFDSAVELAEVGTVLSVGDGIARVYGLDNAQYGELVEFSNGLEGMVQNLEEDNVGIVLFGKSTGIKEGDTVKRTNKIASINVGEGMLGRVVDMLGNPIDGKGPIEGQLYEMPIERKAPGVIYRQPVNEPLQTGIVSIDAMIPVGRGQRELIIGDRQTGKTSVAIDAILNQKEFYDRGEPVYCIYVAVGQKGSTVAGIMKTLQDHGADKYTVVVAANASDPAPMQVYAPMSGAAIGEYFRDSGRPALIVYDDLSKQAVAYREVSLLLRRPPGREAYPGDVFYLHSRLLERAAKIIADDTIASQMNDLPESMKGIVKGGGSLTALPIIETQAGDVSAYIPTNVISITDGQIFLESDLFNSGVRPAINVGISVSRVGGSAQTKPMKKVSGTLKLDQAQYRELEAFAKFSSDLDAATMAVIGKGVRNVEILKQGVNSPMPVEEQVAVIFAGTNGLLKNVPTEKVKEWQADFVELLRNKYADTLETIRKGKWDDAIIATLNQVVADTTAKY; this is translated from the coding sequence ATGCCAGAAATAAATCCAGCTGAAGTTTCAGCTATTTTAAAACAACAACTTTCTAGCTTCGATTCAGCAGTTGAATTAGCAGAAGTAGGAACCGTTCTAAGTGTTGGGGATGGTATTGCTCGCGTTTATGGGTTAGATAATGCTCAATACGGTGAGTTAGTAGAGTTCTCTAATGGATTAGAGGGAATGGTACAAAACTTAGAAGAAGATAACGTAGGTATTGTACTTTTCGGAAAATCTACAGGAATCAAAGAAGGTGATACTGTAAAACGTACTAATAAAATTGCTTCTATCAACGTAGGTGAAGGAATGTTAGGACGTGTAGTAGATATGTTAGGAAATCCTATCGATGGGAAAGGTCCAATCGAAGGTCAATTATATGAAATGCCAATCGAGCGTAAAGCTCCAGGGGTTATCTACCGTCAGCCAGTAAACGAGCCGTTACAAACAGGTATCGTTTCTATCGACGCGATGATTCCAGTTGGTCGTGGTCAACGTGAGTTAATCATTGGTGACCGTCAAACAGGTAAAACTTCTGTTGCTATTGATGCAATCTTAAATCAAAAAGAATTCTACGATAGAGGGGAACCAGTTTACTGTATTTATGTTGCTGTTGGACAAAAAGGTTCTACAGTTGCAGGAATCATGAAAACATTACAAGATCACGGTGCTGATAAATATACAGTAGTAGTTGCTGCTAATGCATCAGATCCAGCTCCAATGCAAGTATATGCTCCAATGTCAGGTGCTGCAATCGGAGAGTACTTCCGTGACTCAGGTCGTCCAGCGTTAATCGTTTATGATGATTTATCAAAACAAGCGGTAGCATACCGTGAGGTGTCATTATTATTACGTCGTCCTCCAGGACGTGAGGCATACCCTGGTGACGTTTTCTACTTACACTCTCGTTTATTAGAGCGTGCAGCTAAAATCATCGCTGATGATACAATTGCATCTCAAATGAATGATTTACCAGAATCAATGAAAGGTATCGTGAAAGGTGGTGGTTCATTAACTGCTTTACCAATCATCGAAACTCAAGCAGGTGACGTTTCTGCATATATCCCAACAAACGTAATTTCGATTACAGATGGTCAGATCTTCTTAGAGTCAGATTTATTCAACTCAGGGGTTCGTCCAGCGATCAACGTAGGTATCTCTGTATCTCGTGTTGGTGGTTCTGCACAAACTAAACCAATGAAAAAAGTATCTGGTACATTAAAATTAGACCAAGCTCAATACCGTGAGTTAGAAGCGTTCGCGAAATTCTCATCTGACTTAGATGCTGCTACAATGGCGGTTATCGGAAAAGGTGTTCGTAACGTGGAAATCTTAAAGCAAGGAGTGAACTCTCCAATGCCAGTAGAAGAGCAAGTTGCTGTAATTTTCGCAGGAACAAATGGTTTATTGAAAAATGTTCCTACTGAAAAAGTAAAAGAGTGGCAAGCTGACTTTGTTGAATTATTAAGAAACAAATACGCTGATACTTTAGAAACTATCCGTAAAGGTAAATGGGATGATGCTATCATCGCTACATTAAACCAAGTGGTAGCAGATACAACAGCTAAATATTAA
- the atpH gene encoding ATP synthase F1 subunit delta, with translation MAGFRAANRYAKGLMQYALEANQTDLVYAEMNEVVKIVKESDDLRIFLNSPILDAKTKEATLAQIFASFSKTSQTFISLVVRQGRENILTKIAEQFITIYDVINNIVIAEITSAVELDQPAVDKIVAKAKEGLDANAQVKVVNKVDPSLIGGFVLKVGNTQIDSSIKSRLASLKKEFLNNDYIPKY, from the coding sequence ATGGCAGGATTCAGAGCAGCAAATAGATATGCAAAAGGTTTGATGCAATACGCATTAGAAGCGAATCAAACTGATCTTGTCTATGCTGAGATGAATGAAGTTGTTAAAATCGTAAAAGAAAGTGATGATTTAAGAATATTCTTAAACTCTCCAATCTTAGACGCTAAAACGAAAGAAGCAACATTAGCACAAATTTTTGCTAGCTTCTCTAAAACTTCTCAAACATTCATTTCATTAGTTGTAAGACAAGGAAGAGAAAATATCTTAACTAAAATTGCCGAGCAATTTATTACAATTTACGATGTCATCAATAATATCGTTATTGCAGAAATTACTTCAGCAGTTGAGTTAGATCAACCAGCGGTTGATAAAATTGTAGCAAAAGCCAAAGAAGGTTTAGATGCAAATGCACAAGTGAAAGTGGTTAACAAAGTAGACCCTTCTTTAATTGGAGGATTTGTCTTAAAAGTTGGAAACACACAAATCGATTCATCAATCAAATCGAGATTAGCTTCACTTAAAAAAGAATTTTTAAATAACGATTACATTCCTAAATATTAA
- a CDS encoding F0F1 ATP synthase subunit B — MDLITPSVGLIFWTAIVFIILLVILRSVAWKPILSAVQEREKSIEDALNAAKKAEEKLVALNAENERLIKEAKIERDAILKEAREMKDKIVNEAKNTAQSEADRLIESAKAAISNEKAAAMADIKNQVGQLSIEIAEKILTKELADKTAQEALVNEVIDQVKFN; from the coding sequence ATGGATTTAATCACTCCTTCGGTTGGTCTTATATTTTGGACGGCGATTGTTTTTATCATCTTATTAGTGATTTTAAGATCTGTAGCTTGGAAACCAATCTTATCTGCAGTTCAAGAAAGAGAAAAATCTATCGAAGATGCTTTAAATGCAGCTAAGAAAGCAGAAGAAAAATTAGTAGCATTAAACGCAGAAAACGAAAGATTAATCAAAGAAGCTAAAATTGAGCGTGATGCAATCTTAAAAGAAGCTCGTGAAATGAAAGATAAAATCGTTAACGAAGCGAAGAACACTGCTCAATCAGAAGCTGACCGTTTAATCGAATCTGCTAAAGCTGCCATCTCAAATGAGAAAGCTGCTGCAATGGCTGATATCAAAAATCAAGTAGGTCAATTATCAATTGAGATTGCTGAGAAAATCTTAACTAAAGAATTAGCAGATAAAACTGCTCAAGAAGCTTTAGTAAACGAAGTTATTGATCAAGTTAAATTCAACTAA
- the atpE gene encoding ATP synthase F0 subunit C: MSGSIAALGAGLAVLGVGFGIGKIGSSAMEGIARQPEAASKIQTAMIIAAALIEGAGLFGIVVALLGNG, translated from the coding sequence ATTTCAGGAAGTATTGCAGCTTTAGGAGCTGGATTAGCAGTATTAGGAGTAGGTTTCGGAATCGGTAAAATCGGTTCTTCAGCTATGGAAGGTATCGCTCGTCAGCCAGAAGCAGCTTCAAAAATTCAAACAGCTATGATTATCGCTGCAGCCTTAATCGAGGGTGCTGGTTTATTCGGAATCGTAGTTGCGTTATTAGGTAACGGATAA
- the atpB gene encoding F0F1 ATP synthase subunit A, which translates to MKFSALLTFLMLFTFGFAHAADHHGDAPKTFSELVQKDKQAKEEEMAKVKAGESTFNPVPTIMHHISDAHEWHLWGEGENSVSIPLPVILWDDNGLNVFMSSKFHHGEQVVESNGNHYLLYHEKVYKTDADGTVNIHVDEKGESHLENAKPLDFSITKNVASMLLSFVILVLVFITVASNYKKGNLVPKGIAGFLEPVIIFIRDEVAIPNIGEKKYAKYMPYLLTLFFFIWVNNLLGLLPGAANVTGNIAVTFVLALIALIVINVSGNKEYWGHMLWMPGVPVPVKILLAPIELIGIVTKPFALMVRLFANITAGHIIIMSLISLIFIFQTEFMAGGSLPLALFIYCLELLVAVLQAFVFTMLVALFIGTATAEHEHHDAH; encoded by the coding sequence ATGAAATTTTCAGCGTTATTAACGTTTTTAATGTTGTTCACATTTGGTTTTGCTCATGCAGCAGACCATCATGGGGATGCACCAAAGACGTTCAGTGAATTAGTACAAAAGGATAAGCAAGCGAAAGAAGAGGAAATGGCTAAAGTTAAAGCTGGTGAATCTACTTTTAATCCTGTACCAACGATTATGCACCACATTTCGGATGCACACGAGTGGCACTTATGGGGAGAAGGAGAGAACAGTGTTTCTATTCCATTACCAGTAATTTTATGGGATGATAACGGATTAAATGTTTTCATGTCATCTAAATTCCACCACGGAGAACAAGTTGTTGAAAGCAACGGAAACCACTATTTACTTTACCACGAAAAAGTTTACAAAACAGACGCAGATGGTACTGTAAATATCCACGTAGACGAAAAAGGTGAGTCTCATTTAGAAAATGCTAAACCATTAGATTTCTCGATTACTAAAAACGTAGCTTCTATGTTATTATCTTTCGTGATCTTAGTTTTAGTATTTATTACAGTAGCTTCTAACTACAAAAAAGGAAATTTAGTTCCTAAAGGTATTGCAGGTTTCTTAGAGCCAGTAATTATCTTTATTCGTGACGAAGTTGCGATTCCAAATATCGGAGAGAAAAAATATGCGAAATACATGCCTTATTTATTAACGTTATTCTTCTTTATCTGGGTAAATAACTTATTAGGATTATTACCAGGAGCAGCTAACGTTACAGGAAATATCGCCGTAACATTTGTTTTAGCATTAATCGCATTAATTGTGATCAATGTCTCAGGAAACAAAGAGTACTGGGGACACATGTTATGGATGCCAGGTGTACCAGTTCCAGTTAAAATCTTATTAGCTCCAATCGAGTTAATCGGAATTGTAACAAAACCATTCGCCTTAATGGTGCGTTTATTTGCGAACATTACCGCAGGTCACATCATCATTATGTCGTTAATCTCGTTAATTTTTATCTTCCAAACAGAATTTATGGCCGGTGGTTCATTACCATTAGCATTATTTATCTACTGTTTAGAGTTATTAGTAGCGGTATTACAAGCATTCGTATTTACAATGTTAGTGGCATTATTCATCGGTACTGCAACTGCAGAACACGAACACCACGATGCACACTAA
- a CDS encoding AtpZ/AtpI family protein, with protein sequence MKQDPKTKNVNNFLKFSGMGIQMALTIAIFAGIGYWLDEKYETEQPYWTAALSLIGVFGGIFSVIRQLPKD encoded by the coding sequence ATGAAACAAGACCCTAAGACAAAAAACGTAAATAATTTCTTGAAATTTTCAGGAATGGGAATTCAAATGGCATTAACGATTGCTATCTTTGCCGGAATAGGATATTGGTTGGATGAAAAATATGAAACGGAACAACCTTATTGGACAGCAGCATTATCGCTTATAGGGGTGTTTGGAGGAATATTTTCGGTGATTCGCCAATTGCCGAAAGACTAA
- the dusB gene encoding tRNA dihydrouridine synthase DusB: MVKIGNIELPDFPLLLAPMEDVSDPPFRRLCKEHGADLMYTEFISSEGLIRDAIKSRMKLDIFDYERPIGIQIFGGDEEAMAMSAKIVETVEPDLVDINFGCPVKKVVCKGAGAGVLKDIDLMVKLTKSVVESTHLPVTVKTRLGWDHDSINIDEVAQRLQDIGIKALAIHGRTRAQMYKGHSDWSHIARVKANPNIEIPIFGNGDIDSPQKAVEYKEKYGVDGVMIGRAAIGYPWIFNHIKHYRETGELLPEPTIFERMEAAKNHLKWAIEWKGERTGILETRMHYTNYFKGIPNFKPYRTKLVTQDNLADLEATFNEIEEVFIPTLLNSL; this comes from the coding sequence GTGGTAAAGATAGGAAACATAGAGTTACCAGACTTCCCTTTGTTACTTGCTCCGATGGAAGATGTAAGTGATCCGCCATTCCGTCGTTTATGTAAGGAACATGGCGCAGATCTAATGTATACGGAATTTATTTCCTCTGAAGGATTAATTCGTGACGCCATAAAAAGTCGAATGAAGTTGGACATTTTTGATTATGAAAGACCTATTGGGATTCAAATTTTTGGTGGAGATGAAGAAGCAATGGCGATGTCTGCTAAAATTGTGGAGACTGTTGAACCTGATTTGGTAGATATTAATTTTGGGTGTCCAGTTAAAAAAGTGGTTTGTAAAGGGGCTGGTGCTGGCGTGTTAAAAGATATTGATTTAATGGTGAAATTAACCAAATCAGTTGTAGAAAGCACACATTTACCCGTAACAGTTAAAACACGTTTAGGATGGGATCATGATTCGATTAATATTGATGAAGTGGCGCAACGCTTACAAGATATCGGAATTAAAGCATTAGCTATTCACGGTCGTACTCGTGCACAGATGTATAAAGGTCATTCGGATTGGTCGCATATTGCTCGTGTAAAAGCAAATCCAAATATCGAAATTCCAATTTTTGGAAATGGGGATATCGATTCACCTCAAAAAGCCGTAGAATATAAAGAAAAATATGGTGTTGATGGTGTGATGATTGGGCGTGCAGCAATTGGATATCCTTGGATTTTTAATCACATCAAACATTACCGTGAAACAGGAGAATTATTACCAGAACCGACCATTTTTGAACGCATGGAAGCGGCTAAAAACCACTTGAAATGGGCAATTGAATGGAAAGGAGAACGTACAGGTATTTTAGAAACGCGTATGCATTATACAAATTACTTTAAAGGAATTCCTAATTTCAAACCTTATCGTACAAAGTTGGTCACACAAGA